The DNA segment TGGGAGACATTTAAGGTAAGAACGTTACCAACATTAATTATTTTTAAGAGTTCTTTAAGAAGAAAGCTTTAACATGTTTTAGGGGATAATAGTGTAACAGTTGCCATCATTTTACATTAGGTTAAAAATTAATGAGCGAACAATATGATAGCGTACTGCACAACAATATGATAACATAATATGATAACGTACTGCACAACAATATGATAACAGGTTTCATGTAAAGACTATTCTTGCAAATAAAGAAGTTATATTTGTTTTGACTTCAAATTCGCTGGTAACACTGGTCACTTCAGTGTCAACGTTGGTGAAGAGATTTATTGAGTGCAGTCAGTAAAGTCAGGTGTGATGGATGCTACTAGTGGTGAACTAAAGCGTTCCTTGCCAACTTCTTGTCATTGTTTATGTCATTAAAAGCCGTTGCTGATGTATTTATCTGAAAAATTATTGTGCTTGTAACAACTGTATTACATCTTCATATATTTAACTTAATAATTCTTAAAATCATTTATCTTGCCTCCCGAGATTGGGAGAAGAAATAGTGTAATaatcaaaaaatatttttttagatTGAACATGACAAGAAATACGCCACTGATGTTGAAGACTCGTTCCGCATGAACATCTATATGGAAAATAGACTCAAGATTGCTGCACACAATAAGCTGTATGCAACAGGACACAAGTCATACAGGCTCAGGATGAACAAGTTTGGTGACATGGTAAGTAGGATGAACCTCTAACGAGTAAACATTTGCATGAAAAAATCAGTAGGATTGAAGATAGAATCCTCAATGAAGAGGATTCTATCCTATGCGATGGATCCTCACAGGCACGCTCTAGGCACCGGAACATGGTCAAAATCATTGCAACCTGGGATTAAACTGAATCATCTGGTTttcagaggattcgaacctctcctcatggttcctactgatttttttggttgatgcatcacgttaatgaTTTCTCATTGTGTATTGTCTGCATCCTGATTCCACTCAGAACAACAAAACTCATTTGTTAAATAACCCTTATTGCCCAGTGACTTACGTGATGTAATATTTCTTGCAGCTTCAGACGGAGTTTTTGTCAACAATGGCAGGTTTCCATACGAACCACACCGAAAGATACAGATTAAACAGCATGTACAATGGTTCCACATACATTGAGCCGGAAGATGATGTTATCCTTCCCAAGACTGTTGACTGGAGAAAGAAGGGAGCAGTCACCCCAGTAAAGGACCAAGGAAAATGTGGATCATGCTGGGCTTTCTCAGCTGTGAGTATTATCATCTAACTTATTTTGTTTGTAATGTAATTCTTAATCTAATGATTCCTATTTATAGTTATTAATATAGAACATTAATGACATCTTGGAAGTTCATTTGTAatggttttattattattatataaaaatattgatATATGAGCAAATATTAACATTTTCTCATATATTAATAATGATCATATAAAGAACTTACAAGTTTCGATGATGTTTTACAAAGTAATGTTTGTGTGCTCCACAGACCGGGTCACTGGAAGGTCAACACTTCCGCCAGACGGGTAAGCTGGTGAGCCTTTCTGAGCAGAACTTGATTGACTGTTCCACCAAGTACGGCAATGGTGGCTGTGACGGTGGACTGATGACAGCTGCCTTCAAGTACATTGAGGACAATGGTGGGATTGACACTGAAGATTCTTATCCTTACAAGAAGAAGGTAAATACACGTTTCATGATAATTATATTTTACCTGGGATGTGGTCTTGAACTTTTAAACTTTTAAACAGTGAGTAGTTTGTAATATTAGCTGATGAGGAGTCTGCAAATATTGCagtctgtgtgtggtttggtcaacagagtTCGTAATATTTGCTTTTTTGTGATTGACACTGAAGATTTTTATCCATATATCAAGGTAAATACACatttaatgataattatattTTACATATTTAAAACTGGTTTTAAACTTTTTAACAGATATAATAATAAGCATTTGCATAACATATTTGCCTATAATATAAGCAAAtattacacatttatatataatgtacatatgTGTTTTTCATATTTTTGTACATAATAATATTGTAACCTTACTCTATTAGGAAGGAAAGTGTCAATATAAACAACAAGCATCTGGTGCTAAAGTGACTGGCTTTGTTCATATTCGCGAGGGAAGTGAAGATGCACTGAAGAAAGCTGTTGCCACAGTTGGACCAGTATCTGTTGCCATTGATGCCTCACACGGGTCAATCCAGTTTTACCATCATGgtaagttttttttattgtaaaTGTATACATAGATCACATTTTACTGCAGGTGATCAGTATATTTCTACATGCTCATATAAACGTGAAATGTGCATCATGTGCGTATATAAATTGCTTTTATTGTATGAGACCTTTATTGTTCAACGATTCTCAGGTCTTTCTTAGATCTGCTGTGTTTTCTAAAGTCTTTGAATATATATCATACTTTCTTTCTCATGGTGCGTTAAGTATTCATCATGTTTTCTACCAGAAAGTGTCATGTTCACACACTGTCATGTCCACGTATACACACAATCATGTCAATGGGGTGGTGCGTCTCACTCACCATATCGACAATTCCCACGTTGTAGCACAGTATTTATTCTTCCATTTAATTTAATGCCTTTAAATTCGGAATCTTATATATTTTGTAGGAATTATGAGTTTCTGAACAAAtaatttgttaaatattgtattattgaaggatgaatatatatattacaggtgttTATGACGAGCCAGAATGTAGTTCAACGAATCTTGGCCACGGTGTTCTGGTTGTGGGTTATGGCACTACGGAGGACGGaactgactactggctggtgaagaACTCTTGGGGCACAACTCTGGGTGATGAAGGCTACATCAAGATGATGAGGAACCGTAGTAACCAGTGTGGCATTGCTACTGAGGCCTCTTTCCCCCTTGTATAAACTCGTGGGGGAACCAGCGTGGCATTGTTACTGCTGCCTCCTTCCCTCTTGTATCGTGGAGACCCAGCGTGGCATGATTACTGTTGCAACACTCGAGGAGTTGTAACACTCGAGGAGTTGTTGTAACACTCGAGGAGACCCAGTGTGCCAGTCTTGCTGCTCACTACTAACTTCCAGCATTAATTATGTGTCCACTTAGAACTGACATTTTATCTGCTGTCTAATTTTGTTGTTTTTCATCTGATTAATTTGAGAGATGTAATAAATTGAATCACTTTTGCCTCATGAAGGCAGGCAAAATAATTAGGTTCTCTGCCATAATGGAGTCTTCAATGAATATAGGAAATTAGGTAATTTAACTCAGAGGACTCAGTTGGTGAAGTGAAATTTTCTGAGGTCATGTATTACTTTATATTCTTTCGTAATAAAAATAAGCCAAACATTTTTTATCATTATGAACCAATTCCTAAATCAATTATCGGAAATTCGGACACCAATTACTACTAACATTGATTTGCAATAGTTAGCCATACAAAATGGCTATTGTAAATGGTTacaattatcttgagatgatttcggggctttagtgtccccgcgtcctggtcctcgaccaggcctccacccccaggaagcagcccgtgatagctgattaacacccaggtacctattttactgctaggtaacaggggcatagggtgaaagaaactctgcccattgtttatcgccggtgcctgggatcgaacccaggaccacaggatcacaaggccagcgtgctgtccgctcgaccgaccggctcccgaagTACTGAAATGAGGTGAAATGAAATGAACTATTGAAATGTTCCTACGTCACCTAATTTCTCTAACCCTGTAAAATTTATATCCAATAATTTTTAAAACCAAAATGGTCAGGAGACCAAAATGGATAAAAAATGATTCTccaggactgaatataattaaatcACAAATAAACCCAAGGTCTCCTTCACATTGTTGATAAAAGACAGTCAAACCCATTTCTTAGCGACGCATCCCCTGGAGCGTGAGAGAAGAGACTCCTttagctttgatgtccatagggattggaaaggatgggggaggtagagagaTGGGGagttgaaattcaggaagaggatgcgggtgtagagagagagaggaggtttgaaagttcggtggcctgtccaccatgggttgatatttgtgtatgtttgtttgcgtatgtgttatgttgggttgtcagtacattggctggggggctagtgtttgtgaccttgttggtgtcctaaagcactagagccgatggagctgGCTGAAGGAGgttaatcttagcaacatcagggtagttacacttctgatgcCACGACAAACGGTTTTTtggttttgtattttttttgtaggagttttattttgttttatttattttttttttctttatttatttctttttctttattcttcatttggtgtagatcgggtccgggatgggccactcatctgggtcgtctggcaggccgcttagtatttgaggtcttgggaaggcctcatcatggatgtgtctgatcactttttgtaggagagtgattcttctggtgctgtgtggtggttcgtggatctcgtagccgctggtggtgttttctgctacgtagggatcttcggggtctgggacatacatgttcttcattcggtacagctgtcttctggccaggtagctgagcctgatgttcattggcttcatgttgagcgtctcatggatttggtcagttcttaccctgtccatcAGAGTCGGGCCctccgcaaagcgaagtgctttgttttgtactcgttggatcttcagaatgttggatttgttggtgaggttcagggggacATAAGGGTATTCCAGGCTATGAGACTCCGTTAATTATGTACATCAAGTGTTCTATGTCGTGTTATATACTATTATGCTATATACTCAAATATAGACTATATTTATTATAAATGGCTTTATTTAGTATATTATGTCAAGTGGTTAGAACGCATGGCAAGCCACCTGAACGGATAAACTTTAATAACTAAATGAATTCTCCATAATATCTTGTCTTAACTATAGCCGTTATATACTGGTCGCAGTTTATTACTGTTTATTACAGCCGTCATATATTGGATTGCAGTTTATTACCATttaactcgtatcttgtaactctatcatcactacctaacaTTAAAActtaactaaactaactttaaaaaACTACATTTGTCTGCAGTAAACTGAATCTACCAGTCTTTTGACCACTTCAAACGCTGTGTAGATCGTcatgaagtgatagtgaatcttCTTCCGTGTTTATTTTGCCGATGAATAAAAAATCCCGATTTTTTtattcatcagcaaatttgcaaatattgctgctcaaacctaaatctaaatcatttatatatattatgaataatagAGGTCCCAGACCAAagtcttgaggtactccacttacaacaattTCCCACTCTGACAAAAATGACTCCAATTATAATTACtttatttcctttggtatagctatgCTGTGATCCAACTTAATAGAACCCCTAATACCGTGAACCTCTTTCTTTTTAATCAgtatttcatgtggcactgtatcaaaagctttgctaaagtcaagttacTCAACATCTCAAACTTTACTATAATCAACtggtcaactatgctggaataaaatgatagcaatttGTTTGCTATCATTAAAAACATTAAAAGCAATTTGCAAAACCATGTTGtggatcatttattaatttatatttttcaagatgaagatgaatggtatttgcaattcaaTTAACTTTCCCAAAAGACATTAAGCTAATTAGCCGATAGGATCACACTATCGTTTATAGTTTGTTTATTGTCTATAGTCTATAGTTATTCTATATTGTTAGACTATATATTATAGTCTATTGATTATTGACactttgacacaagtgatctatctcccttaaaaattggtaatacattagcaaccttctacggctctggcactctgcctgactctaatgatctattaaatatggtagataaTGGTTCGCaatgctcctctttgcattccttaagcactCTGGCAAGCACTTCttcaggccctggggatttgtttggcttgagtttcaccaGTAGTAGGCATTTTTCAGTCTATTGACTATGGAGTCAATAGCCTGGGTGGGTaggtatggaggagaagctgttacccatgcagcaggtcccccctctccacgttcctgaaattatccaatagaaagacaAATGCCAatgcacatggttccagcaacgtcgcaggagctgccagaacgaggtcgacgtcaacaacgaactgctttaggggctccaactccggatttttcctcgaggttgactcctgaagcctttcccctaAAAAAGGAGTTTCACTATTTATTTAATAACATTCATCCTGGTAaaagctaaactagtcaacctgtccttttCTCTACCCACACAGACctattcagctgaaggcataatgtcctctttagtatgtacagaaataaaatatttattcaaaattctactcatctctttgccattatcagttatctgacctatCTCAGTTTTTACTGGACCTATTTTTCCATAATACTTGTTCGATATAGCTGaagaaaaaactttaggatttgtctttgcttgccctgccatgaaaacttcatagtttctttttgcactCTTtacctctttttttaacattgccTACGAGTtaaacgaattcctgttctaaactgacttcccctatTCTTAGACCTTTTGTACGAAGCTCCCTTTTTGCttgtaaggttcttcagatcctttgttatacaTTTCCGGTCATTCTCATTCGatctatttaatttatatttctaCGTTCCTGCCATTTGCttaaaatattttataataagTTATATGttgaatccacatcaaaatccctTTTCACACCACTCATTGCTGGGTTCATGTATCGCTCCAATtccggtacccccccccccccccctcaacgcctaggactttccaatctatttcaaaAACATTCCTTAGGCCATTAAAATCAGTTTTTAAAAAATCTGGTACAGAATTTTCTTCTACAATTCTATTACATTCTATGTTAAATCTGATTtcattgtgatcactgttccctagctcatttcctatttcgatgttattaatttgcgtaacactaagtctaaaatatttttttcacgcattggttccttaatgttatCCATTATTATCAATTGTTATCAATTATTgtgcattgttatccagccagtacagaaataatatacaactcattatagaaatccaacatatatgacAAGAAGCACACAATTTAGGGCTGTCAATCTTCCTAAATTGGATATCAAATCACACTGGcatgaatggattaattcatgaatgttcgtaataaggcaaataggacacaggGATTTACTAATcgaagtggatgaatgaacataacataggggatattaataggatattaaaagtatcaatacaagacagaacacgaaacaatggatataaatcggataagtttagatataggaaagacttgggtaaatactagttcggtaacagggttgttgatttgtggaaccaattaccgcgtaacgtggtggaagtagggtccctcgattgtttcaagcgtgggtaggacatgtatatgagtgggattggggggttataaatgggagctgcctcgtagggccaataggccttctgcatttaccttctTTCCAATGttcttatatcttgctctggttaggccccatttagattatgccgtgCTATAGAATGGTgtagatcgggtccgggatgggccactcatctgggtcgtctggcaggccgcttagtatttgaggtcttgggaaggcctcatcatggatgtgtctgatcactttttgtaggagagtgattcttctggttctgtgtggtggttcgtggatctcgtagccgctggtggtgttttctgctacgtagggatcttcggggcctgggacatacatgttcttcattcggtacagctgtcttcgggccaggtagctgagcctgatgttcattggcttcatgttgagcgtctcatggatttggtcagttcttaccctgtccatcAGAGTCGGGCCctccgcaaagcgaagtgctttgttttgtactcgttggatcttcagcatgttggatttgttggtgaggttcagggggacATAAGGGTATTCCAGGCTAAGAGACTCCGTTAATTATGGACATCAAGTGTTCTATGTCTGTTATATACTATTATGCTATATACTCAAATATAGACTATATTTATTATAAATGGCTTTATTTAGTATATTATGTCAAGTGGTTAGAACGCATGGCAAGCCACCTGGAACGGATAAACTTTAATAACTAAATGAATTCTCCATAATATCTTGTCTTAACTATATCCGTTATATACTGGTCGCAGTTTATTACTGTTTATTACAGCCGTCATATATTGGTTGCAGTTTATTACCATttaactcgtatcttgtaactctatcatcactacctaacaTTAAAActtaactaaactaactttaaaaaACTACATTTGTCTGCAGTAAACTGAATCTACCAGTCTTTTGACCACTTCAAACGCTGTGTAGATCGTcatgaagtgatagtgaatcttCTTCCGTGTTTATTTTGCCGATGAATAAAAAATCCCGATTTTTTtattcatcagcaaatttgcaaatattgctgctcacacctaaatctaaatcatttatatatattatgaataatagAGGTCCCAGACCAAagtcttgaggtactccacttacaacaattTCCCACTCTGACAAAAATGACTCCAATTATAATTACtttatttcctttggtatagccatgctgtGATCCAACTTAATAGAACCCCCAATACCGTgaacctctatctttttaatcagtatttcatgtggcactgtatcaaaagctttgctaaagtcaagttacTCAACATCTCAAACTTTACTATAATCAACtggtcaactatgctggaataaaatgatagcaatttGTTTGCTATCATTAAAATCATTAAAAGCAATTTGCAAAACCATGTTGTGgatcatttaataatttatatttttcaagatgaagatgaatggtatttgcaattcaaTTAACTTTCCCAAAAAAACATTAAGGTAATTAGCCGATAGGATCACACTATCGTTTATAGTTTGTTTATTGTCTATAGTGTATAGTTATTCTATATTGTTAGACTATATATTATAGTCTATTGATTATTGACactttgacacaagtgatctatctcctcccTTAAAAATTGGTAATACATTAGCAACATTCTAcggctctggcactctgcctgactctaatgatctattaaatatggttgataaTGGTTCGCaatgctcctctttgcattccttaagcactCTGGCAAGTACTTCttcaggccctggggatttgtttggcttgagtttcaccaGTAGTAGGCATTTTTCAGTCTATTGACTATGGAGTCAATAGCCTGGGTGGGTAggtatggagaagctgttacccatgcagcaggtcccccctcttcacgttcctgaaattatccaatagaaaggcaaatgccaatgcacatggttccagcaacgtcgcaggagctgccagaacgaggtcgacgtcaacaacgaactgccttaggggctccaactccggatttttcctcgaggttgactcctgaagcctttcccctaAAAAAGGAGTTTCACTATTTATTTAATAACATTCATCCTGGTAAAAGCtatactagtcaacctgtccttttCTCTACCCACACAGACctattcagctgaaggcataatgtcctctttagtatgtacagaaataaaatatttattcaaaATTCTACTCATCTCTTTGCCATTattagttatctgacctgtctcagtttttactgGACCTATTTTTCCAAAATACTTGTTCGATAtagctgaaaaaaaaactttaggatttgtctttgcttgccctgccatGAAAACTTCATTGTTTCTTTTTGCACTCTTtacctctttttttaacattgccTACGAGTtaaacgaattcctgttctaaactgacttcccctatTCTTAGACCTTTTGTACGAAGCTCCCTTTTTGCttgtaaggttcttcagatcctttgttatacaTTTCCGGTCATTCTCATTCGatctatttaatttatatttctaCGTTCCTGCCATTTGCttaaaatattttataataagTTATATGttgaatccacatcaaaatccctTTTCACACCACTCATTCCTGGGTTCATGTATCGCTCCAAttccggtccccccccccccccttaacgcctaggactttccaatctatttcaaaAACATTCCTTAGGCCATTAAAATCAGTTTTTAAAAAATCTGGTACAGAATTTTCTTCTACAATTCTATTACATTCTATGTTAAATCTGATTtcattgtgatcactgttccctagctcatttcctatttcgatgttattaatttgcgtaacactaagtctaaaatatttttttcacgcgttggttccttaatgttatCCATTATTATCAATTGTTATCAATTATTTTGCATTCTTATCCAGCCAGTACAgaaataatatacaactcattaTAGAAATCCACCATATATGACAAGAAGCACACAATTTAGGGCTGTCAATCTCCCTAAATTGGATATCAAATCACACTGGcatgaatggattaattcatgaatgttcgtaataaggcaaatagaacACAGGGATTTACTAATcgaagtggatgaatgaacataacataggggatattaataggatattaaaagtatcaatacaagacagaacacgaaacaatggatataaatcggataagtttagatataggaaagacttgggtaaatactagttcggtaacagggttgttgatttgtggaaccaattaccgcgtaacgtggtggaagtagggtccctcgattgtttcaagcgtgggtaggacatgtatatgagtgggattggggggttataaatgggagctgcctcgtagggccaataggccttctgcatttaccttctTTCCAATGttcttatatcttgctctggttaggccccatttagattatgccgtgctatagaatggatataaattcacttgaacgtgtccagcataagatgacaaagttaattccccagatTAGAAattttttatatgaagaaagattaaggaAGCTGATATTGCATTCACTGTAAAGGCGAAGCTAgacgtgacatgatagaggtttacaagtggatgaatagatataacaaaggatattaataaggttaaaagtatcaacacaagacagatcacgaaacaatgggtataaattggataagtttagatttaggaaagacttggggtaaatactggttcggtaacagggttgttgatttgtggaaccaattaccgcttaacgtggtggaagtggggtccctggattgtttctaacgtgggttggacatgtatctgAGTAGgactgggtggatataaatagcagttgcctcgtatgggccaaaagaccttctgcagtttcctttgttctaATATTCTTAAGTATGTATTTCATTAGCGTGTGATATGAACATTGCTCCCCTTGTAAAAGGAAGAAAGTATATACGAGTCCGGATAGATGAAAGTAATGTATGATTGATAAGTAGAAAAATACCCAAATTAAAACTTTCGATGTTTGTTGTGATGGCTCGGTAACAAAGGACGGAAAGCCAGGATGTGGAGTCATGATTAAGGAGTACACTGACATTTTCACCGTAGTGGAAACAACATAATGGTGGACGATGTTAGTGGACACAACATAATTGTGTCAATTAAGTTTTGTGTAAattagattcaggacagccattgaactagttaggagcaagggaggaatcccgatcatatgtggcattcttccaagaaagggagtgggaaatgaatggatgtcgaggacaattggtgtcaattgccggctggaaagatattgcaaatcaaatgcgaactcgttggaagaagtggttagaggtgtttgtttgggtttaaactgttagtagatagaggtatgggaattgatttggaggaaggaggtaataaaagtatgtgtttgtgggagaaaggaattggcaaaatgatcagggaaagagcagggcctcaaaataacaattcacttagggtatattacactaacagtagaagtctaagaaataaaattaacgaattaaatgctcttgtctgcacataaaaaatagatattattgcacttaccgaaacgtggatgaatgtagaaaatagagaactattagctgaatatcaaataaatggatttaaactatttcacacagatagatatattagacgaggagaacataagaacaaaggtaactgcagaaggcctattggcccattcgaggcagctcctattctataaccacccaatcccactcatatacttgtccaatccgcgcttgaaacaatcgagggaccccacctccaccacgttacgcggcaattggttccacaaatcaacaaccctgttactgaaccagtatttacccaagtctttcctaaatctaaacttatccaatttatacccattgtttcgtgttttgtcctgtgttgatacttttaataccctattaatatcccccttgttatgtccattcacccacttgtaaacctctatcatgtcgcccctaactcttcgcctttccagtgaatgcaacttaagctttgttaatctttcttcatatgaaagatttctaatttggggaattaacttagtcatcctacgctggacacgttcaagtgaatttatatccattctataatatggcgaccaaaactgaactgcataatctaaatggggcctaactagagcaagatatagcttgagaaccacaccaggtgtcttgttactaacgctgcgattaataaatccaagtgtccgatttgccttattacgaacatttatgcattgatccttttgttttaaattcttactaatcataactcccagatccctttcgcaatccgacttcgcaatcacaacaccatctagctcgtatcttgtaactctatcatcattacctaacctcagaactttacatttatcagcattaaactgcatctgccaatcctttgaccatttcaaaaccctatctagatcaacttgaagtgatagtgagtcctcctccgaattaatttccctaccgattttcgtatcatcggcaaatttgcaaatgttgctactcaaacctgtatctaaatcatttatatatattataaacaacagaggtcccaggacagagccttgaggcactccacttacaacattttcccactctgacttgattccatttatactaactctctgtttcctttggtatagccatgccctaatccagcttaatata comes from the Procambarus clarkii isolate CNS0578487 chromosome 73, FALCON_Pclarkii_2.0, whole genome shotgun sequence genome and includes:
- the LOC123774096 gene encoding procathepsin L-like — protein: MKYLAASVLVAALAAISAVPYSSVVQEEWETFKIEHDKKYATDVEDSFRMNIYMENRLKIAAHNKLYATGHKSYRLRMNKFGDMLQTEFLSTMAGFHTNHTERYRLNSMYNGSTYIEPEDDVILPKTVDWRKKGAVTPVKDQGKCGSCWAFSATGSLEGQHFRQTGKLVSLSEQNLIDCSTKYGNGGCDGGLMTAAFKYIEDNGGIDTEDSYPYKKKEGKCQYKQQASGAKVTGFVHIREGSEDALKKAVATVGPVSVAIDASHGSIQFYHHGVYDEPECSSTNLGHGVLVVGYGTTEDGTDYWLVKNSWGTTLGDEGYIKMMRNRSNQCGIATEASFPLV